The Comamonas testosteroni genome contains the following window.
CTGCAGCCCATGGACAATGCCCAGCAGAGCAGCAATATTGGCGCCTGTATCGAGCAATGCATGCAGCGCCCCGGCTGGCGTCTGAGCCTGCAAACCCATAAGCTCACGGGAATTAGATGACCCCCCTGAGTCGCTTTGCGCCTTCCCCCCAGGGGGACGACGGCCTTTGCTGCGGGGCGGCCCTTGCTGGCCGTCCGCCATGGGGTCCGTTCCCAGCTCAAAGGCCGAAGGCAATGCTCAGCGTCACCGATCACTGATATGCAGTTCACCGTTCACCAGCGTTTTTTCTTCGATGCCGCCCATACCCTGGAGCGCGCTATCGAGACCGAGAGCAGCCGCCGCATTCACGGCCATACTTACTGGGCGGAAGTCAGCGTGAGAGGCCCGCGCAATCCGGACAACGGCATGGTCATCGACCTCGGCCACCTGCGCGCGCGCCTGGAGCTGCTGCGCGATCAGCTCGACCATCACTTTCTCGATGAAGTGCCGGGCCTGGGCAAGCCTACGCTGGAAAACCTCTGTCTCTTCATCGCCAATGCCCTGGCCGAC
Protein-coding sequences here:
- a CDS encoding 6-pyruvoyl trahydropterin synthase family protein; translation: MQFTVHQRFFFDAAHTLERAIETESSRRIHGHTYWAEVSVRGPRNPDNGMVIDLGHLRARLELLRDQLDHHFLDEVPGLGKPTLENLCLFIANALADLEPAPSRIRVWRDSIGDGCVLDLS